The following are encoded together in the Candidatus Syntrophosphaera sp. genome:
- a CDS encoding cyclic nucleotide-binding domain-containing protein produces the protein MESKILTLLKKWYGDPAKHMELRHYSLFKELSAYELRLVHKYLHSREFKAGELIFEEGFPLEVIYFIVAGEVQVSGFANCRGPQVLKRHKFIGVIDLFDQAKRLSTATALTDVSLLALSERDFWELVNKNRALGIKLLAACCRFLDRYLLESAPTSQP, from the coding sequence TTGGAAAGCAAGATCCTGACCCTGCTTAAAAAATGGTACGGCGATCCGGCCAAACATATGGAACTGCGCCATTATTCGCTGTTCAAGGAACTGAGCGCCTACGAGCTACGTCTGGTCCACAAGTATCTGCACAGCCGCGAGTTCAAGGCTGGCGAGCTTATCTTCGAAGAGGGCTTTCCGCTGGAGGTGATTTATTTCATCGTGGCCGGCGAGGTGCAAGTCAGTGGATTTGCCAACTGCAGAGGGCCCCAGGTTTTGAAAAGGCACAAATTCATCGGCGTGATCGATCTTTTCGACCAAGCAAAGCGGCTCAGCACAGCCACAGCGCTGACCGATGTGAGCCTGCTGGCGCTATCAGAGCGGGATTTTTGGGAATTGGTGAACAAGAACCGCGCGCTGGGGATCAAACTCCTGGCCGCATGCTGCCGTTTTCTGGACAGATATCTGCTGGAGTCGGCGCCAACCAGCCAGCCATGA